From a single Aggregatilinea lenta genomic region:
- a CDS encoding arsenate reductase/protein-tyrosine-phosphatase family protein: MISHERLVDIFKALSDPNRLHLFECLLISDQTNTELMNQVGLSQNLLSHHLSVLVDVGLISVRQSIGDARRRYYIPNLDVPQTLSDWWQQQGLVLDRPCPPLREPKSVLFLCRKNASRSLIAEAMVRVIAPHTLVPYSAGIDAGSMSIETLNALARCGVATDGLRAKAYTDLPAMTFDYLITVCDRVHEPGLPDELVYRHSMHWSMVDPEEMALEPDGYDDAMDALCAEVRQRVALFAHRVAAQHGPEPDVSQA; the protein is encoded by the coding sequence ATGATATCCCACGAACGTCTGGTCGACATTTTCAAAGCCCTTTCCGATCCCAACCGCCTCCACCTGTTCGAGTGTCTGCTGATCAGCGACCAGACGAATACCGAACTGATGAATCAGGTTGGCCTCAGCCAGAATCTGCTTTCGCACCACCTCAGCGTACTGGTCGATGTCGGGCTGATTTCCGTGCGGCAGAGCATCGGGGATGCACGCCGCCGCTACTACATCCCCAACCTGGACGTGCCGCAGACGCTGTCCGACTGGTGGCAGCAGCAGGGATTGGTACTCGACCGGCCCTGCCCGCCCCTGCGCGAGCCCAAGTCGGTGCTGTTCCTCTGCCGCAAAAACGCGTCGCGCTCGCTGATCGCCGAGGCGATGGTGCGCGTGATTGCGCCGCACACCCTGGTGCCCTACAGCGCCGGGATAGACGCCGGATCGATGTCTATCGAGACGCTGAACGCGCTGGCGCGCTGTGGCGTGGCGACGGACGGGCTGCGCGCCAAGGCATACACCGATCTACCCGCGATGACCTTCGATTACCTGATCACCGTGTGCGACCGGGTGCACGAGCCGGGGCTGCCCGATGAGCTGGTCTATCGCCACAGCATGCACTGGTCGATGGTCGATCCTGAAGAAATGGCCCTTGAGCCGGACGGCTACGACGACGCGATGGACGCACTGTGCGCGGAGGTCCGGCAGCGGGTCGCGCTGTTTGCGCACCGGGTGGCCGCGCAGCACGGGCCGGAACCTGACGTAAGCCAAGCGTAG
- a CDS encoding tetratricopeptide repeat protein yields MADTTRERLTALPDFTPALEGFRAEEFLRLTESLLAIPIEQDQVRLDASSFRLEAPEFSAEGLLPPLPPRWYPRPAPDVAEATRASMAPPPRPVFFAGRQAELDRVLRPLLSGHPIILQGEPGVGKTTFLAAVAMHERTRQRFRRIWWIDDPARLDQTLALALNLPHVLAERDPVFRRELLAAQFNDHTLLVVDNALSGEIDLGGLYRLTPHVLVAFETASELLDPDEPPPDDPDGVVTLRALDETAAVDALAHFAGIDDTRRIRGDLLRVARALGGFPYTIRLAGLLMQQDGLSLDELESLLEIDDALAAQAQAEENGAEPVPPHLVALNAVLDISLGALPGDYRALVEAFAAFPMDGAPFDGLHAAARIGSPLATRRGLTALAQYGFARPDFHDPTRTVMHPTVYARAAATDPHSGAPGKRMRAWALQYAKDHAGDPLALYGAESALRYALAISENLPEKSAPLDKALRSYLQEYTPGVAGTAHAPVMGGARGEATALTVEGLRQTDEGAYEVAEQTLQRALELRREHDSAHAVAETMVALGRLYDAMGRYAQAEKLLVEAAEVVFNLGAEESVSVLRRCLARVYRHMGRLNDALAVLDEAAEAHLERAMILRAQGHYADAMHEIDCSPDASPYLRAELSLLAGHYAEALAAIAEEDDPATGHLRAQIYHLEGSSDHAIRGYEMALETCAPDDPSRARSLRGLGAALASGEQYTAACGVLEEALALHRQGSQPDRLGLGRTLRLLAAVYFVAGDTQHAADTARAALEQLEGTKAVEDIADTCRTLGRALWRLEDYAGAQDAFEREVNAAQSITVRSEDRIGTALHHLADTYRMAGSIDRAVANYRRALTHKNAAQDPTGYFVTQLALHRGLVEQGRLQVAMDVAQEILDQLEKQPEPDLQQVGFAQVIRARTQQAMDRPIRAGQSLQEWTQILASRADEALLDPRQGLRVLILGLAARSLLADSRPSLALAAAQEAVQVAESRFPDSPAAWAARRDLGEAYMALDQVEESVLALEPLLDEAVRKTDAATYAAAQMVTGQGYRRLDERDEALAHLRLALDAEPDAHRRGLIQDAIGDVLLALGRPGEAIESLHAAADLLDREAHPDVTARVLTTLAHTLGGQNRYAEAIDVYEDALVVLRSVENVNPTHTADVLCSLGQTHEAQGQLSEAARAYRRALNILEKVESPRQMRDTLHLLARVTGAMGDQSAVQLYEQTFELTQQIGSERELGAVLRELGDVHREAERIGPSVQCYQSALEHQPAEQFPDERVATLRNLGRAYARMQRYDEARAMWAEALELSRDLPDHSPLQIALTYYSIAEAHRVQEHYPEAEKAYREALKLHVQGKIETAATWRALGQVLHAEERYDDAVDALRNAFEAEKAQPQQANARLVQTLQLLAKAHEARGDLAQAIARHHEVLVYMDRRLQPVAYAETLRALGKLYRESQKVDQALKALDEALEIENGHAPRSDERISATLQSIADTYRAAGELERAAEYYQRVTLYENMARRASEDLRDTLDELERRRATLQAAEQSLALLDLSDNAELKDLAFIYALIARSHAGLSQPRESADAIDTLIDILLAHRDDVRPDAGPPDNRALAWLIAARDAQEADRVEQAESACATALELVHNANLRWVIQQVAHSVG; encoded by the coding sequence ATGGCAGACACGACACGCGAACGACTCACTGCGTTACCCGATTTCACCCCGGCGCTGGAAGGCTTCCGCGCCGAGGAATTTTTGCGCCTGACGGAAAGCCTGCTGGCGATCCCCATCGAGCAGGATCAGGTGCGGCTCGACGCGTCGTCGTTCCGGCTGGAAGCGCCGGAGTTCAGCGCCGAAGGGCTGCTGCCGCCGCTGCCGCCGCGCTGGTATCCGCGTCCTGCGCCGGACGTGGCCGAGGCCACGCGGGCGTCGATGGCTCCGCCGCCGCGCCCGGTGTTTTTCGCCGGGCGGCAGGCCGAGCTGGATCGCGTGCTGCGCCCGCTGCTCTCCGGCCATCCGATCATCCTGCAAGGCGAGCCGGGGGTGGGCAAGACGACGTTTTTGGCGGCGGTCGCCATGCACGAGCGCACCCGCCAGCGCTTCCGCCGCATCTGGTGGATTGACGATCCGGCACGGCTGGACCAGACGCTGGCGCTGGCGCTCAATCTGCCGCACGTGCTGGCCGAGCGGGACCCGGTGTTCCGGCGCGAGCTGCTGGCGGCGCAGTTCAACGACCACACGCTGCTGGTGGTGGACAACGCGCTGAGCGGTGAGATCGACCTGGGCGGACTGTACCGTCTGACGCCGCATGTGCTGGTCGCCTTTGAGACGGCTTCGGAGCTGCTCGACCCCGACGAGCCGCCGCCCGACGATCCGGACGGCGTGGTAACGCTGCGCGCGTTGGACGAGACGGCGGCAGTGGATGCGCTGGCGCACTTCGCGGGCATCGATGACACGCGGCGTATACGCGGCGATCTGCTGCGTGTGGCGCGCGCGTTGGGCGGCTTCCCCTACACGATCCGGCTGGCCGGGCTGCTGATGCAGCAGGACGGCCTGTCGCTGGATGAGCTGGAAAGTCTGCTGGAAATCGACGACGCGCTGGCGGCCCAGGCGCAGGCGGAGGAGAACGGCGCGGAACCCGTACCGCCGCACCTCGTCGCGCTGAACGCCGTGCTCGACATATCGCTGGGCGCGCTGCCGGGCGACTACCGCGCGCTGGTCGAGGCATTCGCGGCCTTCCCGATGGACGGCGCGCCGTTCGACGGGCTGCACGCGGCGGCTCGCATCGGATCTCCCCTGGCGACGCGGCGCGGCCTGACCGCCCTGGCGCAGTACGGCTTCGCCCGGCCCGATTTCCACGATCCCACCCGCACGGTGATGCACCCGACCGTCTACGCCCGCGCCGCCGCCACCGATCCGCACAGCGGCGCGCCGGGCAAACGTATGCGCGCCTGGGCGCTGCAATATGCCAAAGATCACGCGGGCGATCCGCTGGCGCTGTACGGGGCCGAAAGCGCGCTGCGCTACGCGCTGGCGATCTCCGAAAACCTGCCGGAAAAATCCGCGCCGCTGGACAAGGCGCTGCGCTCCTATTTGCAGGAATACACGCCCGGGGTGGCCGGGACCGCGCACGCTCCGGTGATGGGCGGCGCGCGCGGCGAGGCGACGGCGCTGACCGTGGAGGGCCTGCGTCAAACGGACGAGGGCGCGTACGAAGTCGCGGAGCAGACGCTGCAGCGCGCGCTGGAATTGCGCCGCGAGCACGACAGCGCGCACGCCGTGGCCGAGACGATGGTGGCGCTGGGGCGGCTGTACGACGCGATGGGGCGCTATGCGCAGGCGGAGAAGCTGCTGGTCGAGGCGGCGGAAGTGGTATTCAACCTGGGCGCGGAGGAATCGGTGAGCGTGCTGCGGCGCTGTCTCGCGCGCGTCTACCGGCACATGGGGCGGCTCAACGACGCGCTGGCCGTGCTCGACGAGGCGGCGGAAGCGCACCTCGAACGCGCCATGATCCTGCGCGCGCAGGGCCATTACGCCGACGCGATGCACGAGATCGACTGCTCGCCGGACGCCTCGCCCTATTTGCGCGCGGAGTTGTCGCTGCTGGCCGGGCATTACGCTGAGGCTCTGGCTGCCATCGCGGAGGAAGACGATCCCGCGACGGGGCATTTGCGCGCCCAGATCTATCACCTGGAAGGCTCCAGCGACCACGCCATTCGCGGCTACGAGATGGCGCTCGAAACCTGCGCGCCCGACGATCCGTCGCGCGCACGATCCCTGCGCGGACTGGGCGCGGCACTCGCCAGCGGGGAACAGTACACGGCGGCGTGCGGTGTGCTGGAAGAGGCCCTGGCGCTGCACCGGCAGGGCAGCCAGCCGGACCGGCTCGGCCTGGGGCGCACGCTGCGCCTGTTGGCGGCGGTCTATTTCGTCGCGGGGGATACGCAGCACGCGGCGGACACGGCCCGCGCGGCCCTGGAACAGCTCGAGGGCACGAAGGCCGTAGAGGACATCGCCGACACCTGCCGCACGTTGGGGCGGGCGCTGTGGCGGCTGGAAGATTACGCGGGCGCGCAGGACGCCTTCGAGCGCGAGGTCAACGCCGCGCAGAGCATCACCGTGCGCAGCGAAGACCGCATCGGCACGGCGCTGCACCATCTGGCCGACACATACCGCATGGCGGGCAGCATCGACCGCGCCGTGGCGAACTATCGCCGCGCGCTGACGCACAAGAACGCGGCGCAGGACCCGACTGGCTATTTCGTCACACAGCTTGCGCTGCATCGCGGGTTGGTGGAGCAGGGCCGTCTGCAGGTCGCGATGGACGTCGCGCAGGAGATCCTCGACCAGCTCGAGAAGCAGCCGGAGCCTGATCTACAGCAGGTCGGCTTTGCGCAGGTGATCCGTGCTCGCACGCAGCAGGCAATGGATCGCCCGATCCGCGCCGGGCAGTCGCTGCAGGAGTGGACGCAGATTCTGGCATCCCGCGCCGACGAAGCGCTGCTCGACCCGCGCCAGGGGCTGCGCGTGCTGATCCTGGGGCTGGCGGCGCGCTCGCTGCTGGCCGACAGCCGCCCCAGCCTTGCGTTGGCGGCGGCGCAGGAGGCGGTGCAGGTCGCGGAGAGCCGGTTCCCGGACAGCCCGGCGGCGTGGGCTGCGCGGCGCGACCTGGGCGAGGCGTACATGGCGCTCGATCAGGTCGAGGAGTCCGTGCTGGCGCTTGAACCGCTGCTGGACGAGGCCGTACGTAAGACCGACGCGGCGACGTATGCGGCGGCGCAGATGGTCACCGGGCAGGGCTACCGGCGGCTGGACGAGCGGGACGAAGCGCTGGCGCACCTGCGACTGGCGTTGGACGCGGAGCCAGACGCCCACCGGCGCGGGTTGATCCAGGACGCCATCGGCGACGTGCTGCTGGCGCTCGGCAGGCCGGGCGAGGCGATCGAGAGCCTGCACGCGGCGGCGGATCTGCTCGACCGTGAGGCGCACCCCGACGTGACGGCGCGCGTGCTGACCACGCTGGCGCACACGCTCGGCGGCCAGAATCGCTACGCCGAGGCCATCGACGTGTACGAGGACGCGCTGGTAGTGCTGCGCAGCGTCGAGAACGTGAATCCCACGCACACGGCGGACGTGTTGTGTTCCCTGGGCCAGACGCACGAGGCGCAGGGCCAGCTTTCGGAGGCCGCGCGTGCCTACCGCCGGGCGCTGAACATCCTCGAAAAGGTCGAGTCCCCGCGCCAGATGCGCGACACGCTGCACCTGCTGGCGCGCGTGACGGGCGCGATGGGCGACCAGAGCGCTGTCCAGCTTTACGAGCAGACCTTCGAGCTGACGCAGCAGATCGGCAGCGAGCGCGAATTGGGCGCGGTACTGCGCGAGCTGGGCGACGTGCACCGCGAGGCCGAGCGTATCGGCCCGTCCGTGCAGTGTTATCAGTCCGCGCTGGAACACCAGCCCGCCGAGCAATTCCCCGACGAGCGCGTGGCGACGCTGCGCAACCTGGGCCGCGCCTACGCGCGCATGCAGCGTTACGACGAGGCGCGCGCGATGTGGGCCGAGGCGCTGGAACTCTCGCGCGATCTGCCCGACCATTCGCCGCTGCAAATCGCGCTGACGTACTACTCAATCGCCGAGGCGCACCGCGTCCAGGAGCATTATCCCGAAGCGGAAAAAGCCTACCGCGAAGCGCTGAAGCTGCACGTCCAGGGTAAGATCGAGACGGCGGCGACATGGCGCGCGTTGGGGCAGGTGCTGCACGCCGAGGAACGTTACGACGACGCGGTCGATGCGCTGCGGAATGCGTTCGAGGCGGAAAAAGCCCAGCCGCAGCAGGCCAACGCCCGGCTGGTCCAGACACTGCAACTGCTGGCAAAGGCGCACGAGGCGCGCGGCGATCTGGCGCAGGCTATCGCGCGGCATCACGAGGTGCTGGTGTATATGGACCGGCGCTTGCAGCCGGTCGCCTACGCGGAGACGCTGCGCGCGCTGGGCAAGCTCTATCGCGAGAGCCAGAAGGTTGACCAGGCGCTCAAGGCGCTCGACGAGGCGCTGGAGATCGAAAACGGGCACGCCCCGCGCAGCGACGAGCGCATCAGCGCGACGTTGCAATCCATCGCAGATACGTACCGTGCGGCGGGCGAGCTGGAACGCGCCGCGGAGTATTACCAGCGCGTGACGTTGTACGAGAACATGGCCCGGCGCGCGTCTGAGGATCTGCGCGATACGCTGGACGAGCTGGAACGCCGCCGTGCGACGCTGCAAGCCGCCGAGCAGTCCTTGGCGCTGCTCGACCTGAGCGACAACGCCGAGCTGAAAGACCTCGCATTTATCTATGCGCTGATCGCGCGGTCCCACGCCGGGCTGAGCCAGCCCCGCGAAAGCGCCGACGCGATCGACACCCTGATCGACATCCTCCTGGCGCACCGCGACGACGTGCGCCCCGACGCCGGACCGCCCGATAACCGCGCGCTGGCGTGGCTGATTGCCGCCCGCGACGCACAGGAAGCGGATCGCGTGGAGCAGGCCGAGTCCGCCTGCGCCACCGCGCTAGAGCTGGTCCACAACGCCAACTTGCGGTGGGTGATCCAGCAGGTCGCGCACTCGGTCGGCTAA
- a CDS encoding GrpB family protein, producing MNERLEDRQVAEEPIIVVDYDPAWPLHFERERAQIAAALGELARTIDHIGSTAVPGLRAKPVIDILIGVDRLNRVDEFAARLASLGYVHRPHDDDDVRLFFRKGTPRSHHLHIVVYGGVEHVRHVRFRDILRADPGTARDYAALKDALAARFREQREAYVDGKADFVTGVLARAENEDRHE from the coding sequence GTGAACGAGCGACTGGAGGACAGACAGGTGGCTGAAGAACCGATCATCGTCGTGGACTACGATCCGGCGTGGCCGCTGCACTTCGAGCGGGAACGGGCGCAGATCGCGGCGGCACTGGGCGAGCTGGCCCGCACGATCGATCACATCGGCAGTACGGCGGTGCCGGGGCTGCGCGCCAAGCCGGTCATCGACATCCTGATCGGAGTAGACCGGCTCAATCGCGTGGACGAATTTGCGGCGCGGCTGGCCTCGCTCGGTTACGTGCACCGCCCGCATGACGACGATGACGTGCGGCTGTTCTTCCGCAAAGGCACGCCGCGCAGCCATCACCTGCATATCGTGGTCTACGGCGGCGTGGAGCACGTGCGGCACGTGCGCTTCCGCGACATTCTGCGCGCCGATCCCGGCACGGCACGCGACTACGCCGCGCTGAAGGACGCGCTCGCGGCGCGCTTCCGCGAGCAGCGCGAGGCGTACGTGGACGGCAAGGCGGATTTTGTGACGGGCGTGCTGGCGCGCGCAGAAAACGAGGATCGCCATGAGTGA
- a CDS encoding tetratricopeptide repeat protein: MTFQNLDHARIIRAVVIIFLAGTISMVLTSCAAMVPWLPEMWSRVNENVNPDTATQEELQSELQTEVSSVLDENLTAMGTLQFVLQGLLMSAVTFFVTRRTTARAATSAEQVSSYGLAIGLGAAFSYGVLCVMVIGAAALWLRLLFFVALIFAGMFGGQAAAPLVGTFPQQPPPKRPRSLFEPAGQGMLTRPAATPQSVAPAGPRAEVYYNMGVTAAMGGRREEAHQHFTHVVQMQPRNVAAWLQLANLADTPIQAWNYVQQARAIEPNNPQVKEAVSIIWPQVQNSATGTPSAQPPYPGGASDETNIPQIQMPTITPPEPPGAVTPPDDHQPDDQHPV, from the coding sequence ATGACCTTTCAAAATCTGGACCATGCCCGCATCATCCGCGCGGTTGTGATCATTTTCCTGGCAGGAACCATCTCGATGGTTTTGACCTCCTGTGCAGCTATGGTCCCCTGGCTTCCAGAAATGTGGAGCCGCGTCAACGAAAACGTCAATCCTGATACGGCGACTCAGGAAGAGCTGCAGTCGGAGCTGCAAACAGAGGTTTCGTCCGTCCTCGATGAGAACCTGACGGCGATGGGCACGCTGCAGTTCGTCCTTCAGGGATTGCTCATGAGTGCCGTGACGTTCTTCGTGACGAGGCGCACCACCGCCCGCGCTGCGACGAGCGCCGAACAGGTCAGCAGCTATGGACTGGCGATCGGTCTGGGTGCGGCTTTCAGCTATGGTGTGTTGTGCGTCATGGTGATCGGTGCCGCCGCGCTGTGGCTGCGGCTGCTCTTCTTCGTGGCGCTGATCTTCGCCGGAATGTTCGGCGGGCAGGCCGCCGCGCCGCTGGTGGGCACCTTCCCGCAGCAGCCGCCGCCCAAACGGCCCCGGTCGCTCTTTGAGCCTGCCGGGCAGGGCATGCTCACCCGCCCCGCCGCGACGCCGCAGAGCGTGGCCCCGGCGGGTCCGCGTGCGGAAGTCTATTACAACATGGGCGTCACGGCAGCAATGGGCGGGCGCCGCGAGGAAGCGCACCAGCACTTCACACACGTGGTACAGATGCAGCCGCGCAACGTCGCCGCGTGGCTTCAACTGGCGAATCTGGCCGACACACCCATCCAGGCGTGGAATTACGTGCAGCAGGCGCGCGCCATCGAGCCAAACAATCCGCAGGTCAAAGAGGCGGTGAGCATCATCTGGCCGCAGGTACAAAACAGCGCCACCGGCACGCCCAGCGCCCAACCGCCCTATCCCGGCGGCGCGAGCGACGAGACCAACATTCCGCAGATCCAGATGCCGACCATCACGCCGCCGGAACCACCCGGCGCCGTCACGCCCCCGGACGATCACCAGCCGGACGACCAGCACCCGGTCTAG
- a CDS encoding M23 family metallopeptidase: protein MPRLLRAALPILLVAALLPPGARRVDTAVHDTVLITPETQGRIPLPDTGFALEVGYGSVSGPTQFTVANFGGTIDVTATTTQGVRVTRFELPLLLLIPVGGTSLRLESGEGRAIPAAANAAGDALAVLLGWPQVLRWGAAAPDEGSLRWIVAFDAHGLYAQREGNVSPEDVLYLGPLEHYTPDLIEHDAALEALPYTALPSGASSSHYRDRFLPEVRSNSGAYRVLGWTGADRLPGLARALRATIPHDPDLPVPGAANAPLPLILPFDCGADWVVSWGYHASSPQNRFAVDFAAGLTQGTAGQPVYAAHAGTVFLKRYGADDPLIDLGFAARIVAADGVTSSVYGHLDPAGTLARWSLAADDLPPFEWVEAGTAAQGQRIGVAGSAGYATGAHIHFALWAWDQSLYQPVPLGPLTEFTRGLRLPAAARRDCDLYSR from the coding sequence ATGCCGCGCCTGCTGCGTGCTGCCCTGCCGATCCTCCTGGTTGCGGCGCTGCTGCCGCCAGGCGCACGACGCGTCGACACCGCCGTGCACGACACGGTGCTGATCACGCCGGAGACGCAGGGGCGCATCCCGCTGCCGGACACAGGCTTTGCGCTCGAAGTCGGCTACGGCTCCGTGAGCGGCCCCACGCAGTTCACCGTGGCGAATTTCGGCGGCACGATCGACGTCACCGCGACCACGACCCAGGGCGTACGCGTGACGCGCTTCGAGCTGCCGCTCCTGCTGCTGATCCCCGTCGGTGGCACATCGCTGCGCCTCGAATCGGGCGAAGGGCGCGCCATCCCCGCTGCGGCGAATGCCGCAGGTGATGCGCTGGCCGTCCTGCTCGGTTGGCCGCAGGTGCTGCGCTGGGGCGCGGCTGCACCGGACGAGGGCAGTCTGCGCTGGATTGTGGCCTTCGACGCACACGGACTCTACGCGCAGCGCGAGGGCAACGTCTCGCCGGAGGACGTGCTCTACCTCGGCCCGCTGGAACACTACACGCCCGACCTCATCGAGCACGACGCCGCGCTGGAAGCCCTGCCCTACACCGCGCTGCCCAGCGGCGCATCGAGCAGCCATTACCGCGACCGCTTTTTGCCCGAAGTCCGCAGCAATTCCGGGGCGTACCGCGTGCTCGGCTGGACCGGCGCCGACCGCCTGCCGGGTTTGGCCCGTGCGCTGCGCGCCACGATTCCCCATGATCCCGACCTGCCAGTGCCCGGCGCAGCCAACGCCCCGCTGCCGCTGATCCTACCCTTCGATTGCGGCGCGGATTGGGTCGTGTCGTGGGGCTACCACGCTTCGTCGCCGCAGAATCGCTTTGCAGTGGACTTTGCCGCCGGACTCACGCAAGGTACAGCAGGCCAGCCCGTCTACGCCGCCCACGCGGGCACGGTGTTCCTCAAACGCTATGGCGCGGACGATCCGCTAATCGATCTCGGCTTCGCGGCGCGCATCGTCGCGGCGGACGGCGTGACCAGCTCCGTCTACGGCCACCTGGACCCGGCGGGCACGCTCGCGCGCTGGTCCCTGGCGGCGGACGACCTGCCGCCGTTCGAGTGGGTCGAGGCCGGGACCGCCGCGCAAGGCCAGCGGATCGGCGTGGCGGGCAGCGCGGGCTATGCCACCGGGGCGCACATTCATTTCGCGCTGTGGGCATGGGATCAAAGCCTGTACCAGCCGGTCCCGCTGGGGCCGCTGACCGAGTTCACGCGCGGGCTGCGCCTTCCCGCCGCCGCGCGCCGCGACTGCGACCTGTATAGTCGCTGA
- a CDS encoding acetylxylan esterase, whose translation MATLYDLPLDELQVYAPPREEPHDFDLFWQNTLATAREFPLDARFDPVDVGLNTLDAFDVTYAGYGGQPIKGWLLLPHHRSGPLPCVVEFIGYGGGRGFAIDWLLWSSAGYAHFIMDTRGQGSAWRPGDTPDIPDGANPSYPGFMTQGILDPKTYYYRRVFTDAVRAVEAARAHPAVDASRIAAKGGSQGGGITLAVSGLVPDLAGAMPDVPFLCHFRRATTISDRMPYLEIATYCKVHRDKIGTVFNTLSYFDGMNFATRAQAPALFSVGLMDEICPPSTVYAAYNHYAGTKDIRIWPFNNHEGGETYQAMEQIAFLRDLWG comes from the coding sequence ATGGCGACCCTGTACGATCTTCCTCTGGACGAGCTTCAAGTCTACGCGCCCCCGCGCGAAGAACCGCACGATTTCGACCTGTTCTGGCAGAATACCCTCGCCACCGCCCGCGAGTTTCCGCTGGATGCGCGTTTCGATCCGGTGGATGTGGGCCTCAACACCCTGGACGCGTTCGACGTGACGTATGCGGGCTACGGCGGGCAGCCGATCAAAGGCTGGCTGCTGCTGCCCCACCATCGGAGCGGGCCGCTGCCGTGCGTGGTCGAGTTCATCGGCTACGGCGGCGGGCGCGGCTTCGCGATTGACTGGCTGCTGTGGAGCAGCGCGGGATACGCGCACTTCATCATGGACACGCGCGGCCAGGGCAGCGCGTGGCGGCCCGGTGACACGCCCGACATCCCCGACGGCGCGAACCCGTCCTACCCCGGTTTCATGACGCAGGGCATCCTCGACCCGAAGACGTACTACTACCGCCGCGTGTTCACCGACGCCGTGCGCGCGGTCGAGGCGGCTCGTGCCCACCCCGCCGTGGACGCGTCGCGTATTGCGGCGAAGGGCGGCAGCCAGGGCGGCGGCATCACGCTCGCCGTCAGCGGCCTCGTGCCCGATCTGGCCGGGGCCATGCCGGACGTGCCGTTCCTGTGCCACTTCCGCCGCGCGACGACGATCAGTGACCGGATGCCGTACCTGGAGATCGCCACGTACTGCAAGGTTCACCGCGACAAGATCGGCACGGTCTTTAACACGCTGTCGTACTTCGACGGCATGAACTTCGCCACGCGCGCTCAGGCTCCAGCGCTGTTTTCGGTCGGCCTGATGGACGAAATCTGCCCGCCCTCGACCGTCTACGCCGCGTACAACCATTACGCCGGGACGAAAGACATCCGCATCTGGCCGTTCAACAACCACGAGGGCGGCGAGACGTATCAGGCGATGGAGCAGATCGCGTTCCTGCGCGATCTGTGGGGCTGA
- a CDS encoding SDR family oxidoreductase, translating to MTPNNAPKDRLILVTGATGYIGGRLIPQLLEAGYRVRALVRNASRLQGRPWVSEVEVVTGDILDLDTLSPAMADVEVAYYLIHSMRGNDDFQQRDLTAARNFGDAAHAAQVKRIIYLGGLGDPESDLSKHLRSRQLTGEALRESKIPVTEFRAGVIVGSGSISFEMIRYLTERVPIMICPQWVYTRIQPIGIADTLKYLVAALTTPESAGQVIEIGGRDVITYRMMMLGYARARGLRRVMIPVPLLTPRLSSYWVHWITPIPSDIARPLIEGLRNEVIVRDRRAQELFPSIQPLGYETVVGNALWHLQASEVETSWSDALVSSMPNRAPTIMTTHEGMLLEQRQRLVHASPETTLRAVFRLGGARGWPSLNWAWRIRGMLDRLVGGVGFRRGRRHADDLRIGDALDFWRVEAIEPNLLRLRAEMKVPGLAWLQFKVEPVDNGNTNLIQTAYFAPKGLFGFLYWYTLYPIHGLIFSRLIHELARRAEQMAKR from the coding sequence ATGACACCCAACAATGCACCCAAAGATCGGCTCATTCTCGTCACCGGGGCAACCGGCTACATTGGCGGACGCCTCATCCCGCAGCTGCTCGAAGCGGGCTACAGGGTGCGCGCCCTGGTTCGCAACGCTTCCCGTCTCCAGGGGAGACCCTGGGTGTCAGAGGTTGAGGTCGTGACCGGCGACATCCTTGACCTGGACACGTTGTCTCCCGCAATGGCGGACGTTGAGGTTGCTTATTACCTGATTCACAGCATGCGCGGCAATGACGATTTCCAACAGCGCGACTTAACCGCCGCGCGCAATTTTGGAGACGCCGCACACGCGGCGCAGGTGAAGCGAATCATCTATCTCGGCGGATTGGGCGATCCAGAGAGTGATCTATCGAAACATCTCCGGTCGCGGCAGCTTACGGGTGAAGCCTTGCGGGAATCCAAGATCCCCGTCACCGAGTTCCGTGCAGGGGTGATCGTGGGGTCGGGTAGCATCTCGTTTGAGATGATCCGGTACCTCACCGAACGCGTGCCAATCATGATCTGCCCGCAATGGGTCTACACGCGCATCCAACCCATTGGCATCGCAGACACACTCAAGTACCTGGTCGCGGCGCTTACAACTCCTGAAAGCGCGGGGCAGGTCATCGAGATCGGCGGCAGGGATGTCATTACGTATCGGATGATGATGTTGGGGTATGCCCGCGCCAGGGGACTACGCAGAGTGATGATCCCGGTTCCCCTCCTGACGCCGCGCTTGTCGTCTTACTGGGTCCATTGGATCACGCCCATTCCAAGTGACATAGCGCGCCCTTTGATCGAAGGGCTACGCAATGAAGTCATCGTGCGTGACCGGCGCGCGCAGGAGCTGTTTCCGTCCATTCAGCCGCTGGGCTATGAAACGGTCGTCGGCAACGCATTATGGCACCTGCAGGCAAGCGAGGTCGAAACCAGTTGGAGCGATGCTTTGGTCAGCAGCATGCCAAACCGCGCGCCAACTATCATGACAACACACGAAGGCATGCTGCTAGAGCAGCGGCAGCGGCTGGTGCACGCCTCGCCAGAGACCACGCTCCGCGCCGTATTCAGGCTTGGCGGCGCACGGGGGTGGCCTAGTCTCAACTGGGCATGGCGGATTCGTGGAATGCTGGATCGACTGGTGGGAGGCGTCGGCTTCCGTCGCGGGCGGCGCCATGCCGACGATCTGCGAATCGGCGACGCTCTCGATTTTTGGCGTGTTGAAGCGATCGAGCCAAATCTGCTGCGTTTGCGCGCCGAGATGAAAGTCCCCGGTCTCGCCTGGCTTCAGTTCAAAGTGGAGCCGGTGGATAACGGAAACACCAACCTGATCCAGACGGCGTACTTCGCCCCCAAAGGTCTCTTTGGGTTTCTCTATTGGTACACCTTGTACCCCATCCACGGGCTGATTTTCTCGCGGCTGATACACGAGCTTGCCCGACGAGCGGAACAGATGGCCAAACGCTGA